A single window of Eucalyptus grandis isolate ANBG69807.140 chromosome 1, ASM1654582v1, whole genome shotgun sequence DNA harbors:
- the LOC104444562 gene encoding LOW QUALITY PROTEIN: glycosyltransferase-like At2g41451 (The sequence of the model RefSeq protein was modified relative to this genomic sequence to represent the inferred CDS: deleted 1 base in 1 codon), whose translation MAGHHSSASPHQAFASRLLLLLTVLPLTLACFAFLLQWRGGLNDPVTRWSPDRLEFPGMEDDTAAAGSNVPSRGDRSGSGSAAGSGCVDVLGRSRTASFPYYRDWKFDLGSDLRPQICITTSTSAGLEQILPWIFYHKVIGVSTFFLFVEGKAASPDVSKVLESIPGVKVIYRTRELEEQQAKSRIWNETWLASFFYKPCNYELFVKQSLNMEMAIVMARDAGMDWIIHLDTDELIYPAGNREYSVRQLLADVPGNVDMVIFPNYESSVERDDVKEPFSEVSMFKKNYDHLTKDVYFGNYKDATRGNPNYFLTYGNGKAAARIQDHLRPNGAHRWHNYMKTPNEIKLEEAAVLHYTYPKFSDLTSRRDRCGCKPTKEDVKRCFMLEFDRAAFIIASTATEEEMLRWYRERVVWTDKTVNLKLLRRGILTRIYAPTVIVQGLRETGVFSSVIASAQTTLSKDKVVSIESKNSSRKLESGEVSSRKIGTNRESQVIARRVLESTESDIHPSAVPPLPPPGADDSHLLSDEFRIQ comes from the exons atgGCGGGCCACCACTCCTCGGCATCGCCGCACCAGGCCTTCGCCtcccgcctcctcctcctcctcaccgTCCTCCCGCTGACCCTCGCCTGCTTCGCCTTCCTCCTCCAGTGGCGCGGCGGCCTCAACGATCCCGTCACCCGCTGGTCCCCCGACCGCCTCGAGTTCCCCGGCATGGAGGACgacaccgccgccgccggctccAATGTGCCCTCCCGCGGCGAtcgctccggctccggctcc gcggCCGGCTCCGGCTGCGTCGACGTCCTCGGCCGGAGCCGGACGGCGTCGTTCCCGTACTACCGCGATTGGAAGTTCGATCTCGGATCGGATCTGCGGCCTCAG ATATGCATTACGACCAGCACGTCTGCGGGCCTAGAACAGATACTACCATGGATATTTTATCATAAGGTTATTGGAGTatcaactttcttccttttcgtgGAAGGAAAGGCTGCCTCGCCTGACGTGTCTAAAGTTTTGGAATCCATTCCT GGGGTCAAGGTCATATACAGGACGAGAGAATTAGAGGAACAGCAAGCAAAAAG CCGTATCTGGAATGAGACTTGGTTGGCAAGCTTCTTCTACAAGCCATGCAACTATGAGCTATTTGTGAAGCAATCCCTAAATATGGAAATGGCTATTGTCATGGCAAGG GATGCAGGGATGGATTGGATCATTCATCTTGACACTGACGAGCTCATATATCCAGCAGGAAATCGTGAGTATTCAGTGAGACAGCTGCTAGCTGATGTGCCTGGAAATGTTGATATGgtcatttttccaaattat GAAAGCAGTGTGGAGAGAGATGATGTTAAAGAGCCCTTTAGTGAG GTGTCAATGTTTAAAAAGAACTATGACCATTTAACAAAAGATGTATACTTTGGCAATTACAAAGATGCAACCCGTGGTAATCCAAATTACTTTCTGACTTATGGAAATGGGAAGGCTGCTGCTCGTATTCAAGATCATCTTCGTCCCAATGGTGCTCACAGATGGCACAACTACATGAAAACCCCAAA TGAGATTAAATTGGAAGAGGCTGCTGTTCTGCATTACACATATCCAAAGTTTTCAGATTTGACATCAAGACGTGATCGGTGTGGCTGCAAGCCTACTAAGGAGGATGTGAAAAGATGCTTTATGTTGGAGTTTGACCGAGCA GCTTTCATTATTGCATCGACTGCAACAGAGGAGGAAATGCTTCGCTG gTATCGAGAACGAGTCGTATGGACTGACAAGACTGTGAATCTTAAACTTCTCAGGAGAGGCATTTTGACTCGCATTTATGCTCCTACG GTTATTGTGCAAGGATTAAGGGAAACTGGTGTTTTCAGCTCTGTTATTGCATCAGCACAGACGACTCTCTCGAAGGACAAGGTTGTGTCCATTGAGAGCAAAAACTCTTCTAGGAAACTTGAATCTGGAGAAGTTTCCTCAAGAAAGATAGGTACCAACAGAGAGTCTCAAGTAATCGCAAGAAGAGTATTGGAAAGTACTGAGAGCGACATTCACCCTTCAGCAGTCCCACCATTACCTCCTCCTGGTGCGGATGACTCTCACTTATTGTCCGATGAATTCAGGATACAGTGA